In Nakamurella antarctica, the following are encoded in one genomic region:
- a CDS encoding metal ABC transporter permease produces the protein MSTVANWFSQFFSFTDFGQLLPLVSGSLIAAVIMGVMAGVVGPMVQARDLAFAVHGTAELSFTGAAAALLFVGSDFVVQGSIVGSVIAAIIFGLLGARATERNSSIGVVMAFGLGLGVMFIALYKGRSANKFGALVGQPSAVNGNQLVTLSIVAVLVLAAMAVLWRPLYFASVDTEVAISRGVPVRLLAPIFMVVLGLTVAMAVQIVGALLVLSLMITPTAAATRVTASPVKVVLLSGLFATVSAVGGVLLALSPGLPISPYVTTISFAIYLGCRVVGSLRGRRGWSKRGVVVA, from the coding sequence ATGAGCACGGTCGCCAACTGGTTCTCCCAGTTCTTTTCCTTCACCGACTTCGGCCAGCTACTCCCTCTGGTCAGCGGATCACTGATCGCCGCCGTGATCATGGGGGTGATGGCTGGCGTTGTCGGCCCCATGGTGCAGGCGCGGGACCTTGCGTTCGCCGTGCACGGGACCGCTGAGCTGTCATTCACCGGCGCCGCTGCGGCATTGTTGTTTGTGGGCAGCGACTTTGTGGTGCAGGGATCCATCGTGGGCAGCGTCATCGCCGCCATCATCTTTGGTTTACTGGGTGCGCGCGCCACCGAGCGAAACTCCTCGATTGGTGTGGTGATGGCCTTTGGTCTAGGCCTCGGGGTCATGTTCATCGCGCTCTACAAAGGCAGGTCTGCCAACAAGTTTGGGGCCTTGGTCGGCCAACCGTCTGCGGTCAACGGGAACCAGCTAGTGACCCTTTCCATCGTTGCTGTACTAGTGCTGGCTGCGATGGCAGTCTTGTGGCGGCCGCTGTACTTCGCGTCGGTGGACACCGAAGTTGCCATATCTCGAGGGGTCCCCGTCCGGCTGTTGGCCCCGATCTTCATGGTGGTACTGGGGCTTACCGTGGCAATGGCAGTGCAGATTGTTGGTGCGTTACTAGTGCTTTCGCTGATGATCACGCCTACCGCAGCGGCGACGCGGGTGACGGCCTCACCCGTGAAGGTCGTGTTGCTGTCAGGGCTGTTCGCCACTGTGTCGGCCGTGGGCGGAGTGTTGCTCGCGCTGTCGCCGGGGCTGCCCATTAGCCCGTACGTCACGACGATCTCGTTCGCGATCTACCTCGGCTGCCGCGTCGTCGGCTCCCTCCGCGGGCGCCGGGGGTGGTCCAAGCGCGGCGTCGTCGTGGCGTGA
- a CDS encoding metal ABC transporter solute-binding protein, Zn/Mn family: MYARRRSLAAHRTPLPAAPVVIAGVAVALLALTGCASSDKAPVADSTKALKVVTSTNVWASVVSAVGGDKVNVSAVLSDPSADPHSFEATPAVVLDLSKADLILVNGGGYDDWALTTIASLPAAPPVLNAVDLSGLDTGEGFNEHVFYDLDSVELIANKVAAELSALAPADGPTFTANATAFTAGLTALKTRAAAVGADHPGTKAIATEPVAGYLLADIGLQDVTPAGFSQAVEADAEVSVKDLADTKNLLSTKSAALLFNNIQTSGPVTDELVAAAKAAGAGVIGVTETLPAGITGYTVWIAGTVDAVSAALNA, translated from the coding sequence ATGTACGCCCGCCGCAGATCGCTCGCCGCACACCGCACTCCGTTACCCGCTGCACCAGTCGTCATCGCCGGAGTTGCAGTCGCTCTCCTCGCGCTGACTGGGTGCGCGAGCTCCGACAAAGCTCCGGTAGCCGATTCCACCAAGGCCCTGAAAGTGGTTACCTCCACCAATGTGTGGGCCTCCGTAGTCAGCGCTGTCGGCGGTGACAAGGTCAACGTGAGCGCGGTCCTCTCGGACCCCAGCGCCGACCCGCACTCCTTCGAAGCCACCCCGGCTGTGGTGCTTGACCTCTCCAAAGCCGACCTGATCCTCGTCAACGGAGGTGGCTACGACGACTGGGCCCTGACTACCATCGCGTCTCTCCCCGCCGCTCCCCCTGTCCTGAACGCCGTGGACCTCTCCGGGCTGGATACAGGCGAAGGCTTCAACGAGCACGTGTTCTACGACCTTGACTCTGTCGAATTGATTGCCAACAAAGTCGCTGCAGAACTGAGCGCGCTCGCCCCCGCCGACGGCCCTACATTCACCGCTAATGCAACAGCTTTCACCGCCGGCCTCACGGCGCTCAAGACCCGAGCGGCTGCAGTGGGAGCAGACCACCCCGGCACCAAGGCCATCGCGACCGAACCTGTCGCCGGTTATCTGCTCGCAGACATAGGCCTGCAGGACGTTACCCCCGCCGGTTTTTCCCAAGCCGTTGAAGCAGACGCGGAAGTATCCGTCAAAGACCTCGCCGATACCAAGAATCTGCTGTCCACCAAGTCTGCAGCGTTGCTGTTCAACAACATTCAGACTTCGGGCCCGGTGACGGATGAGTTGGTAGCCGCCGCCAAGGCAGCGGGCGCTGGCGTCATAGGTGTTACTGAAACCCTGCCAGCGGGCATCACCGGGTACACGGTGTGGATCGCTGGCACCGTCGATGCTGTCAGCGCCGCTCTGAACGCGTAA
- a CDS encoding metal ABC transporter ATP-binding protein — MTAVRLRDASLAYGSRVLWEGLSLDIEPGEFVAVLGPNGAGKTSLLRVLLGQQALSRGSVEVGGRPVQRGSAGIGYVPQQKNFDPGLPVRARDLVRFGIDGHRWGVGLRSRKRDALVDHALARVNATAYADVPIGLLSGGEQQRLRIAQALITEPDVLLCDEPLLSLDLSHQESVSALIDERRKATNTAVIFVTHSLDPIVDRVDRVLYIAAGRFRVGTVAEVITSEVLSELFGSPIQVLEVGGRLLVLGGETYPHHHEEH, encoded by the coding sequence ATGACAGCCGTCCGCCTGCGCGATGCCAGCCTCGCGTACGGCAGCAGGGTGCTGTGGGAAGGCCTGAGCCTCGACATCGAGCCAGGCGAATTTGTGGCGGTGCTGGGTCCCAACGGGGCTGGCAAGACCTCGCTGCTACGTGTTCTCCTTGGCCAGCAAGCACTTTCCCGCGGCAGCGTGGAAGTGGGAGGCAGACCGGTACAACGGGGATCGGCCGGGATCGGATACGTCCCGCAGCAAAAGAACTTTGACCCCGGGCTGCCGGTACGGGCCCGCGACCTCGTGCGCTTCGGTATCGACGGCCATCGCTGGGGCGTCGGTCTGCGCAGTCGCAAGCGGGATGCACTCGTCGACCACGCGCTTGCCCGCGTCAATGCAACGGCCTACGCCGATGTGCCTATCGGCCTGCTGTCCGGTGGCGAACAGCAGCGGCTTCGGATCGCGCAGGCCCTCATCACCGAGCCGGATGTGTTGCTCTGCGACGAGCCGCTACTGAGCCTCGACCTGTCTCACCAAGAATCGGTCAGCGCCCTGATCGACGAAAGACGCAAAGCCACGAACACCGCCGTCATTTTTGTCACCCATTCGCTCGACCCCATAGTCGATAGGGTCGATCGCGTTCTCTACATCGCCGCCGGCCGGTTTCGAGTCGGAACTGTCGCGGAAGTCATTACCTCAGAGGTGTTATCAGAGCTTTTCGGCTCACCAATCCAAGTCCTCGAGGTGGGCGGCCGGTTGCTGGTATTGGGCGGCGAAACCTATCCACACCACCACGAGGAACACTGA
- a CDS encoding pilus assembly protein TadG-related protein: MAKNTGGRAQRAALPLGRDRGSVSPLVIGMTLCLLILAAGVVAAGSAFLGGQKLQRQCDGAAQAAADAAPSAIAASSQASITSVYDAASEYLSIRGSGVLFTITIDQGIVLARCRADVPITFGGIFGTPTLERNVDAVGQPRFN, translated from the coding sequence ATGGCCAAAAATACAGGGGGACGGGCGCAACGGGCAGCTCTGCCCCTAGGCCGAGACAGGGGGAGTGTCTCGCCTCTCGTCATCGGAATGACGCTGTGCCTGTTAATCCTCGCCGCAGGAGTCGTCGCGGCTGGCTCGGCGTTCCTTGGCGGACAAAAACTTCAACGGCAGTGTGATGGAGCCGCCCAAGCTGCGGCCGATGCGGCGCCGAGCGCTATTGCCGCCTCGTCGCAAGCCTCGATCACCAGCGTGTACGACGCTGCGAGTGAATACCTTTCGATCAGGGGCTCCGGAGTGCTATTCACCATCACCATCGACCAAGGCATCGTCCTCGCGCGATGCCGCGCCGACGTTCCCATTACGTTCGGCGGGATCTTCGGCACCCCTACCCTCGAACGCAACGTAGACGCCGTAGGCCAACCGAGGTTCAACTAA
- a CDS encoding carbohydrate ABC transporter permease — protein sequence MTSHTTNTPSTSVRIKRKFGAAPVAVNIVLLVATGYFLLPVFWLVVAATKSRPDLVSSFGFWFLRPQLFQNLQELFSEQDHVFGQWMLNSLLYSGVGALVGTVLAACAGYCLAVYRFRGKEAIFSLILGSVLVPATALALPTFLAFAKVGLTDSYLAVLLPSIISPFGVYLSRIYTQAAVPLELLEAGRIDGANEWQIFRAVVLRLISPALVTVFLFQFVGIWNNFFLPLIMLQNDRLFPVTLGLYSWQSQISRNPQLLLLTVVGSLVAVVPLVITFLSLQRYWKAGLTTGSVKG from the coding sequence ATGACCTCCCACACCACCAACACGCCGTCGACCTCCGTTCGGATCAAGCGCAAATTTGGTGCGGCTCCAGTCGCGGTGAACATTGTGTTGCTAGTTGCGACCGGTTACTTCCTGCTCCCCGTATTTTGGCTCGTGGTGGCCGCCACAAAAAGCCGTCCCGACCTAGTTTCATCCTTCGGCTTTTGGTTCCTCCGACCACAACTTTTTCAAAACCTCCAAGAGCTGTTCTCAGAACAGGACCATGTTTTCGGTCAGTGGATGCTGAACAGCCTTCTGTATTCCGGCGTCGGAGCTTTGGTCGGCACCGTCTTGGCGGCGTGTGCTGGTTATTGTTTGGCGGTCTACCGTTTCCGGGGTAAAGAAGCAATTTTTTCGCTCATCCTGGGTAGCGTGTTGGTGCCCGCTACGGCGCTCGCGTTGCCGACTTTTCTTGCCTTTGCCAAAGTGGGGCTGACCGACTCTTATTTGGCCGTCCTCCTGCCCAGCATTATTAGTCCTTTCGGTGTGTATCTCAGCCGGATTTATACTCAGGCCGCGGTGCCGCTCGAGTTGCTAGAGGCGGGCCGTATTGACGGAGCTAACGAGTGGCAGATATTCAGGGCTGTAGTTCTCAGGCTGATATCGCCCGCGCTGGTGACGGTCTTTTTGTTTCAGTTCGTAGGCATTTGGAACAACTTCTTCCTTCCGCTCATTATGTTGCAAAATGATCGACTTTTCCCGGTAACCCTGGGTCTTTATAGCTGGCAGTCTCAAATCAGCAGAAATCCCCAACTACTGTTGCTGACGGTGGTCGGCTCACTGGTGGCTGTCGTGCCCTTGGTAATTACTTTTCTTTCCCTGCAACGATATTGGAAGGCCGGATTGACCACGGGGTCGGTGAAGGGGTGA
- a CDS encoding LacI family DNA-binding transcriptional regulator, with product MTDHLDARAVRMVDVAKFAGVSQTTASRALSGFKSVSPATRAAVEEAAQTLGYEINLAARSLASRGSQSIGFVVAEPSAHLWGGTYFPRLLQGITEATEGANQQLAIFMPQPNISHQRLRRYLAQGHVDGLLLITSTRQDPLLVDLMRRGMPVVVGGRPIGVAGASFVDVDNSHGAAMATSHLFERGYCNPAHIAGPTDTAAGEDRLSGYCTAMTSRGRTPVFREATDFSFQQGAEVALAIMREHPETDAIFAAGDSMAMGALTALRTIGRDVPGDVGLIGFDSSEPAAQAIPPLSSIYQPVEQLGSEMVRLILARVKDPAQPAQQRILGTRLVARDSSSGPVVRR from the coding sequence TTGACAGACCACTTGGACGCGCGGGCCGTACGCATGGTCGATGTCGCGAAATTCGCCGGTGTCTCGCAGACCACCGCTAGCCGCGCCCTTAGCGGATTCAAGAGTGTTTCACCAGCGACGCGCGCGGCCGTCGAAGAGGCCGCCCAAACGCTGGGATACGAGATCAACCTAGCCGCAAGGTCTTTGGCCAGTCGTGGATCTCAGTCCATTGGCTTCGTCGTGGCAGAACCCTCAGCCCATCTGTGGGGTGGCACCTACTTTCCTCGTCTTCTCCAAGGGATTACCGAGGCCACCGAAGGCGCGAACCAGCAGCTGGCGATCTTCATGCCACAACCAAATATCTCGCATCAACGACTTCGGCGCTACCTCGCCCAAGGCCATGTCGACGGCCTTTTGCTGATCACCTCGACCCGGCAGGATCCGCTGCTCGTTGACCTGATGAGACGAGGAATGCCGGTCGTCGTTGGGGGCCGTCCCATTGGCGTTGCCGGAGCAAGTTTTGTCGATGTCGACAACTCGCACGGCGCGGCCATGGCCACTTCACACCTGTTCGAGCGGGGATATTGCAATCCCGCCCACATCGCAGGTCCCACCGATACCGCGGCCGGCGAGGACCGGCTCAGCGGGTACTGCACGGCTATGACGAGTCGGGGCCGGACCCCCGTCTTCCGTGAGGCGACAGACTTTAGCTTTCAACAGGGCGCGGAGGTGGCGCTCGCAATAATGCGCGAACACCCGGAAACCGACGCTATTTTTGCCGCCGGCGACTCGATGGCGATGGGCGCACTGACTGCGCTTCGGACAATCGGCAGAGATGTCCCGGGAGATGTGGGGCTGATTGGCTTCGATTCATCAGAGCCTGCTGCACAAGCCATCCCGCCGCTGTCCAGCATCTACCAACCCGTGGAGCAACTGGGAAGCGAAATGGTTCGTCTCATCCTCGCTCGAGTCAAAGACCCCGCGCAACCGGCTCAGCAGAGGATCCTGGGCACGCGTCTCGTTGCTCGTGATTCCTCCTCAGGTCCCGTCGTTCGCCGCTGA
- a CDS encoding alpha/beta hydrolase produces MSQHAEQIGDNGYLGPQIQPTGNLHGKEERFPAAPLLPGPHWADLAGLLDRNILANGSAELRYFESTALEGNRLQDPTMRPIIVYLPESYPRDPAKRYPVIYLLHGAMTDVGYWLKRGRGSGSLLERIDEILAPSQTEVIVVLVDAWTSVGGSQYVNSPAIGRYHDYLVDDVTAFVDDAFRTLRSRQGRAVLGHSSGGFGAWVACTTRPDVFSSLAMLAADCLFEGVFLKTFSPSTRRLRDAYDGSMANFWARHSVVQAARILDAAAPHSGAPVIDRGMWEPQDAPLFDQHMLAAAFTQNANGEAEYLFGRDGRLDLAVWSSWLAHDPVRCASRFASQLRSLSFIALQAGTDDEFFADNGAEALSAELRALGVAHELRVGAGTHEPGDNFDKLFNKLATFVAGEGKSAANDGT; encoded by the coding sequence GTGAGTCAGCACGCCGAACAGATCGGCGACAACGGATACCTAGGGCCACAGATACAGCCGACTGGAAATCTGCACGGGAAAGAAGAACGCTTCCCAGCAGCACCGTTGCTACCGGGACCACATTGGGCAGATCTTGCCGGTTTGCTGGATCGGAACATTCTCGCCAACGGATCGGCAGAATTGCGTTATTTCGAAAGCACTGCCTTGGAGGGCAACCGGCTCCAAGATCCGACCATGCGGCCGATCATCGTGTACCTTCCCGAGTCTTACCCGCGCGATCCTGCGAAGCGCTACCCAGTTATCTATCTTCTCCACGGGGCGATGACCGATGTCGGTTACTGGCTCAAGCGCGGCCGGGGGAGTGGAAGCCTGCTGGAGCGGATCGACGAAATCCTGGCGCCGAGCCAGACAGAAGTAATTGTGGTGCTGGTGGACGCCTGGACGTCCGTCGGCGGAAGTCAGTATGTAAATTCTCCAGCCATCGGGCGCTATCACGACTACCTCGTCGACGACGTGACCGCCTTCGTTGACGACGCCTTCCGCACGCTGCGCAGCAGGCAGGGCCGAGCGGTGCTTGGCCATTCATCCGGCGGATTCGGTGCATGGGTGGCCTGTACGACGCGGCCGGATGTGTTCTCGTCGTTGGCCATGCTTGCAGCGGATTGCCTCTTCGAGGGTGTTTTTCTCAAGACGTTCAGCCCATCGACCCGACGGCTCAGGGATGCGTATGACGGTTCGATGGCCAACTTTTGGGCGCGGCACAGTGTTGTCCAAGCCGCACGCATTCTCGATGCGGCCGCACCGCACTCCGGCGCGCCAGTGATTGATAGAGGGATGTGGGAGCCACAAGATGCGCCTCTTTTCGACCAACACATGCTCGCCGCGGCATTCACGCAGAACGCGAATGGCGAGGCCGAGTACCTTTTCGGCCGGGATGGGCGACTCGATCTCGCAGTATGGTCGTCGTGGTTGGCGCACGATCCCGTACGGTGTGCATCAAGATTTGCCAGCCAATTACGTTCCCTGAGCTTCATCGCACTGCAAGCGGGGACGGACGACGAGTTTTTTGCAGACAACGGGGCGGAAGCACTGTCCGCCGAGCTACGCGCGCTGGGTGTGGCTCACGAGCTCCGCGTCGGTGCCGGGACGCACGAACCGGGCGACAATTTCGACAAGCTCTTTAACAAGCTGGCAACCTTCGTTGCGGGCGAGGGGAAGTCAGCGGCGAACGACGGGACCTGA
- a CDS encoding ABC transporter substrate-binding protein translates to MAKIRRSVALAAVLTGAIALASCSSGTSTTTSSDSASSCAPAGGKVDLTFWNWGTGMDKAVDLWNEKNPDIHVDLKTVPNGNAGTYQNLFNGLKAGTAPDIAPIEYDTVASFRLVNGLKDISGCADVGTSASKFVDWTWSQVSEGKNVFAVPQDIGPLGLYYRKDIFDKYGLAAPTTWQEYYDDAVKLKAADPSYEITHFSQTDPNWFTGLLWQNSAKLFGTQGDKWQVSIDSPQAQEVAAYWQKMIDQKLVSTDLQGFSEALSKAWDTDKVLTWVSAPWGWSTIRDGAPDTSGKWAVAPIPQWKAGDTANGNWGGSSTAVMATSKHPYEAAKFLLWLNSDPEAVAILIKETGIYPASKAGADDSALTSGVEFYGGQKIFDTFKTAAAQVNNDFTWGPTMTDTYRFMADGIANALAGKGTLQDTLKDAQAKTIDSIKAQGLQVVN, encoded by the coding sequence ATGGCCAAGATTCGGAGAAGTGTGGCGTTGGCAGCGGTGCTGACGGGCGCTATCGCCCTCGCTAGTTGCTCGTCAGGAACGTCGACCACCACGAGCTCTGACTCCGCTAGTTCTTGTGCTCCAGCTGGCGGGAAGGTCGATTTGACCTTCTGGAACTGGGGTACGGGAATGGATAAAGCGGTAGACCTGTGGAATGAGAAGAACCCAGATATTCATGTGGATCTCAAGACCGTTCCCAACGGTAATGCTGGAACGTACCAAAACCTGTTCAACGGGCTGAAGGCAGGAACGGCCCCGGACATCGCACCCATCGAGTACGACACGGTAGCGAGCTTTCGGTTGGTTAACGGGTTGAAAGACATCTCCGGCTGCGCCGATGTGGGGACGTCTGCAAGCAAGTTCGTTGACTGGACCTGGAGTCAAGTGAGCGAGGGCAAAAATGTCTTCGCGGTCCCGCAGGATATTGGCCCACTGGGGCTGTACTACCGCAAAGATATCTTCGATAAGTATGGACTGGCTGCGCCCACCACTTGGCAGGAGTATTACGACGATGCCGTCAAGTTGAAAGCAGCCGACCCCAGCTACGAAATAACTCATTTCTCGCAGACTGACCCGAACTGGTTCACCGGACTTCTCTGGCAGAACAGCGCAAAACTTTTCGGAACCCAGGGCGACAAGTGGCAGGTTTCGATCGACTCCCCGCAAGCCCAAGAAGTTGCCGCCTATTGGCAGAAGATGATCGACCAGAAGCTCGTCTCAACAGATCTCCAAGGATTCTCCGAAGCTTTGAGTAAGGCGTGGGACACGGATAAGGTCCTCACCTGGGTCAGTGCCCCTTGGGGATGGTCGACTATCCGCGATGGCGCGCCCGATACCTCTGGCAAATGGGCTGTCGCGCCCATCCCACAGTGGAAGGCCGGCGATACTGCAAATGGCAACTGGGGCGGCTCGTCAACGGCGGTCATGGCCACAAGCAAGCATCCGTATGAGGCGGCAAAGTTCCTACTGTGGCTGAACTCCGATCCGGAAGCTGTCGCGATCCTCATCAAAGAAACTGGCATTTACCCGGCAAGCAAAGCCGGTGCCGATGACTCCGCGCTTACCAGCGGCGTCGAATTCTATGGCGGTCAAAAGATCTTCGACACGTTCAAAACTGCGGCCGCACAAGTCAATAACGACTTCACCTGGGGCCCGACAATGACGGATACCTACCGTTTTATGGCCGATGGGATAGCGAATGCTCTTGCTGGAAAGGGAACTCTGCAAGACACGCTGAAAGACGCTCAGGCCAAAACAATCGATTCGATAAAGGCTCAGGGTCTCCAAGTCGTCAACTAG
- a CDS encoding carbohydrate ABC transporter permease gives MSASVVDAPKRRRLGSRIAPAAFLLPFLIPFLLIFIGPIGYAVVQSLQKVERVAGLFGTPTTVWAGFAQYQRALSDSDFVASIMRVLLFGVIQVPVMMGIALLVALLLDTQSARLKRFHRLAVFAPYGIPGVVAALMWGFLYDPRLSPIVSGLEAVGLHPDFLGTDHILWSIANVVTWTYAGYNMIIIYAALQALPSDILEAASIDGARPLRLAFHIKVPLIAPALVLTAVFSIIGTLQLFTEPEVLKTITTTITSTYTPTMASYSAASANDYSYAAALSVLIAGVSFVLSFGFLRFTTRWNGTS, from the coding sequence ATGTCAGCTTCAGTTGTTGACGCGCCCAAGAGAAGGCGATTAGGTAGTCGCATCGCCCCAGCGGCTTTCCTTTTGCCGTTCCTCATCCCGTTTCTCCTGATCTTTATTGGTCCCATCGGCTACGCGGTAGTTCAGAGCCTTCAGAAAGTGGAACGGGTAGCCGGACTCTTCGGAACCCCCACCACGGTGTGGGCTGGGTTTGCGCAGTACCAGCGGGCGCTATCTGACTCTGACTTCGTCGCCAGCATTATGCGGGTACTGCTGTTCGGAGTAATTCAAGTACCGGTAATGATGGGTATTGCGTTGCTGGTAGCACTACTTCTCGACACCCAATCCGCTCGTCTCAAGCGGTTCCATCGGCTCGCGGTGTTTGCCCCGTACGGAATACCTGGAGTGGTGGCGGCCCTGATGTGGGGGTTTCTTTACGACCCTCGGCTCTCGCCCATCGTCAGCGGACTCGAAGCGGTGGGGCTGCATCCTGATTTTCTGGGAACCGACCATATTCTTTGGTCAATCGCGAATGTGGTCACCTGGACTTACGCGGGCTATAACATGATCATTATCTATGCGGCTCTCCAAGCGTTGCCCAGCGATATTCTTGAAGCAGCGTCGATTGACGGCGCCCGGCCGTTGAGGCTGGCGTTTCACATCAAAGTTCCGTTGATTGCTCCGGCCTTGGTTCTCACCGCAGTATTTTCGATTATTGGCACGCTGCAGCTGTTTACCGAGCCGGAAGTCTTAAAAACAATCACAACTACGATCACCTCTACCTACACGCCGACCATGGCGTCCTACTCTGCTGCGAGCGCCAACGACTACTCCTACGCAGCAGCATTATCGGTTCTGATTGCTGGCGTGAGCTTCGTCCTTTCGTTTGGATTTCTCCGGTTTACCACGCGGTGGAACGGCACCTCATGA
- a CDS encoding ABC transporter ATP-binding protein yields MATVQYAAASRIYPGTPPVRAVDKLDLDIADGEFIALVGPSGSGKSTALRMLAGLEDINEGKIFIGGRDVTNVPPKNRDIAMVFQSYALYPHMTVADNMGFALKLRGVPKVEIAAKVKEAAGLLDLERYLDRKPKALSGGQRQRVAMGRAIVREPSVFLMDEPLSNLDAKLRVETRANIAALQARLGTTTVYVTHDQVEAMTMGHRVAVLAPGGVLQQCDAPRMLYDRPVNAFVAAFIGSPSMNLTTLPVTADGITMGESTVAVPRELLDEVHGLGLKEVTFGVRPENLTLSSEGLSIVVDVVEELGAESFVHGHDANGGRIVARTEARVSVNAGSTIHATVTNPEHIHLFHPESGVRLGLAKGF; encoded by the coding sequence ATGGCAACCGTTCAGTACGCCGCAGCCTCCCGCATTTACCCGGGCACTCCGCCGGTCCGAGCCGTCGACAAGCTCGACCTGGATATCGCCGACGGCGAGTTCATCGCTTTGGTCGGCCCGTCCGGTTCCGGCAAGTCCACCGCGCTGCGCATGCTCGCCGGCCTTGAGGACATCAACGAAGGCAAAATCTTCATTGGCGGCCGCGACGTCACCAACGTCCCCCCGAAGAACCGCGATATCGCGATGGTTTTCCAGTCCTACGCGCTGTACCCCCACATGACGGTCGCCGACAACATGGGCTTCGCGCTCAAGCTGCGCGGCGTCCCGAAGGTCGAGATCGCAGCCAAGGTCAAGGAAGCCGCCGGTCTGCTGGACTTGGAACGCTACTTGGATCGCAAGCCCAAAGCCCTCTCCGGTGGCCAGCGCCAGCGCGTGGCCATGGGTCGCGCCATCGTTCGTGAGCCCTCCGTCTTCCTGATGGACGAGCCGCTGTCAAACCTTGACGCCAAGCTTCGCGTTGAAACCCGCGCCAACATTGCCGCCCTGCAGGCGCGTCTTGGCACCACCACCGTCTATGTCACCCACGATCAGGTGGAGGCCATGACCATGGGCCACCGCGTCGCCGTCCTTGCCCCTGGTGGGGTGCTGCAGCAATGCGATGCACCGCGGATGCTCTACGACCGCCCGGTCAACGCTTTCGTTGCTGCCTTCATCGGCTCGCCGTCGATGAACCTCACGACACTGCCCGTCACGGCTGACGGCATCACCATGGGCGAGTCGACGGTCGCGGTACCGCGCGAGCTGCTCGACGAGGTCCACGGCCTGGGCCTGAAGGAAGTCACCTTCGGTGTACGTCCGGAGAATCTGACGTTGTCGTCGGAGGGCCTTTCGATCGTCGTTGACGTGGTGGAGGAGCTCGGCGCGGAGTCGTTCGTCCACGGCCACGATGCCAACGGCGGCCGCATCGTTGCCCGCACCGAGGCGCGCGTATCGGTGAACGCTGGCTCCACGATTCATGCCACTGTTACCAACCCGGAGCACATCCACTTGTTCCACCCGGAATCGGGTGTCCGCCTCGGTTTGGCAAAGGGATTCTAA
- a CDS encoding LacI family DNA-binding transcriptional regulator, with protein sequence MERISRRRPPATLASLAAELGISRTTVSNAYNRPDQLSPQLRTRVMDAARALGYPGPDPVARSLRTRKAGAVGLLLAEKLSYAFRDPALVSFLEGLTSECDRAKTGLLLIPANPDAEDVGAVAGAAVDGFVAYAMPDDDPHLEAVLVRPVPAVICDQPLADGVDLVSVDDRAAMREIADHLTALGHRRIGVVSMRLGRKHRDGPVDIARQQRAHYHVQRNRLAGLQDGFEAAGVAWDRIPVVERFENSIEAGASGAAEILALDPGITAVVATSDILAFGVMEELARRHQRVPEDVAVTGFDGIKEALTRGLTTVSQPFTEKGRRAGQLLLEPNHRAEPRRVSLETEFLTGSTTAKPRT encoded by the coding sequence ATGGAACGGATCTCACGAAGGCGCCCGCCGGCAACACTGGCCTCGCTTGCTGCCGAACTGGGAATCTCCCGGACCACGGTCTCCAACGCTTACAATCGGCCGGATCAGCTCTCCCCGCAGCTGCGCACGAGGGTGATGGACGCTGCTCGCGCGCTGGGCTACCCCGGCCCGGACCCTGTCGCCCGTTCGCTCCGGACCCGCAAGGCCGGCGCCGTAGGGTTGCTCCTGGCCGAGAAGCTTTCGTACGCGTTCCGCGACCCTGCGCTCGTCTCCTTCCTAGAAGGGCTGACCAGCGAATGCGACAGAGCTAAAACCGGTCTGCTGCTAATCCCCGCCAACCCCGATGCGGAAGACGTGGGTGCTGTCGCGGGAGCCGCGGTCGACGGCTTCGTTGCCTACGCCATGCCCGATGACGACCCCCACCTCGAAGCGGTACTGGTCCGGCCCGTACCCGCCGTGATCTGCGACCAGCCATTGGCCGATGGCGTCGATCTCGTGAGCGTCGACGACAGGGCGGCGATGCGCGAGATCGCTGACCACCTCACGGCTTTGGGCCACAGGCGGATCGGGGTGGTGAGTATGAGATTGGGTCGTAAACACCGGGATGGGCCGGTGGACATCGCGCGGCAACAGCGCGCGCACTACCACGTACAGCGCAACAGGTTGGCGGGATTGCAAGACGGTTTCGAGGCCGCGGGCGTGGCCTGGGACCGAATTCCGGTGGTGGAAAGGTTCGAGAACTCCATCGAGGCGGGGGCGTCGGGTGCGGCTGAGATCCTGGCCCTGGACCCGGGTATCACCGCCGTGGTGGCGACCTCCGACATTCTCGCCTTCGGTGTGATGGAGGAACTTGCCAGGCGCCACCAGCGGGTGCCCGAAGATGTCGCCGTCACCGGATTTGACGGTATTAAAGAGGCGCTAACGCGCGGTCTCACTACCGTCAGTCAACCGTTCACCGAGAAGGGCCGCAGGGCGGGGCAGCTTCTGCTGGAGCCAAACCATCGGGCTGAACCACGCCGGGTGTCGTTGGAAACGGAGTTCCTGACGGGCAGCACGACGGCCAAGCCTCGGACCTGA